The following coding sequences are from one Lolium rigidum isolate FL_2022 chromosome 6, APGP_CSIRO_Lrig_0.1, whole genome shotgun sequence window:
- the LOC124660785 gene encoding 2-oxoglutarate-Fe(II) type oxidoreductase hxnY-like isoform X2 translates to MESSTSRTSLNCISLADPDIQRSVALLKQACLDSGFFYVLDHGISQEFMDEVFAQSKMFFKLPNSEKMKLLRDEKNRGYTPMLDEILDPENQVNGDYKEGYYIGVEVPADDPQSKRPFFGPNQWPPEEVLPKWREVMEQYHREALRVAKSVARIIALALNLDADFFDRPEMLGDPIATLRLLHYEGQVSNPSKGVYGAGAHSDYGLITLLATDDVVGLQICKDRNAQPQVWEYVAPVKGGFIVNLGDMLERWSNSIFRSTLHRVVLDGRERYSIAYFVEPSHDCVVECLPTCKSETNPPKFPPITCSAYLSQRYKDTHADLGSYSDGKA, encoded by the exons ATGGAGAGCTCGACCTCGAGGACGAGCCTGAATTGCATCAGCCTGGCGGACCCGGACATCCAGAGATCGGTCGCGCTCCTAAAGCAG GCATGTCTGGATTCAGGCTTCTTCTATGTGCTGGATCATGGCATAAGCCAGGAATTCATGGACGAGGTTTTTGCCCAGAGCAAGATGTTCTTTAAACTTCCCAACAGTGAAAAAATGAAGCTTCTCCGAGATGAGAAGAATCGAGGATACACACCTATGCTAGATGAGATTCTTGATCCAGAAAATCAAGTGAATG GTGACTACAAGGAAGGGTATTATATAGGTGTTGAGGTACCTGCAGATGATCCACAATCAAAAAGGCCATTTTTTGGTCCAAATCAGTGGCCTCCTGAAG AAGTATTGCCCAAATGGAGAGAGGTGATGGAGCAATATCACAGGGAAGCATT GAGAGTGGCAAAATCAGTTGCAAGGATCATTGCTCTTGCTTTGAACCTCGATGCGGACTTCTTTGACAGACCTGAAATGCTGGGCGATCCCATAGCCACATTAAGGCTCCTGCACTATGAAG GTCAAGTGTCAAATCCTTCTAAGGGCGTTTATGGAGCAGGTGCACATTCGGATTATGGCCTGATCACTCTCTTAGCAACTGATGATGTCGTTGGTCTCCAA ATATGCAAGGACAGGAATGCTCAGCCTCAAGTATGGGAATATGTAGCTCCTGTGAAAGG AGGATTTATTGTCAATCTTGGCGATATGCTTGAACGGTGGAGTAACAGCATTTTCAG GTCAACTCTACATCGAGTGGTCCTTGACGGACGAGAGCGGTACTCA ATTGCCTACTTTGTGGAACCAAGCCACGACTGCGTAGTCGAGTGCCTGCCAACCTGCAAATCCGAGACAAATCCTCCAAA GTTCCCTCCAATAACCTGCTCCGCGTACCTATCCCAGCGCTACAAGGACACACATGCAGATCTGGGCTCTTACAGCGACGGCAAAGCCTGA
- the LOC124660785 gene encoding 2-oxoglutarate-Fe(II) type oxidoreductase hxnY-like isoform X1, translated as MESSTSRTSLNCISLADPDIQRSVALLKQACLDSGFFYVLDHGISQEFMDEVFAQSKMFFKLPNSEKMKLLRDEKNRGYTPMLDEILDPENQVNGDYKEGYYIGVEVPADDPQSKRPFFGPNQWPPEEVLPKWREVMEQYHREALRVAKSVARIIALALNLDADFFDRPEMLGDPIATLRLLHYEGGRETGQVSNPSKGVYGAGAHSDYGLITLLATDDVVGLQICKDRNAQPQVWEYVAPVKGGFIVNLGDMLERWSNSIFRSTLHRVVLDGRERYSIAYFVEPSHDCVVECLPTCKSETNPPKFPPITCSAYLSQRYKDTHADLGSYSDGKA; from the exons ATGGAGAGCTCGACCTCGAGGACGAGCCTGAATTGCATCAGCCTGGCGGACCCGGACATCCAGAGATCGGTCGCGCTCCTAAAGCAG GCATGTCTGGATTCAGGCTTCTTCTATGTGCTGGATCATGGCATAAGCCAGGAATTCATGGACGAGGTTTTTGCCCAGAGCAAGATGTTCTTTAAACTTCCCAACAGTGAAAAAATGAAGCTTCTCCGAGATGAGAAGAATCGAGGATACACACCTATGCTAGATGAGATTCTTGATCCAGAAAATCAAGTGAATG GTGACTACAAGGAAGGGTATTATATAGGTGTTGAGGTACCTGCAGATGATCCACAATCAAAAAGGCCATTTTTTGGTCCAAATCAGTGGCCTCCTGAAG AAGTATTGCCCAAATGGAGAGAGGTGATGGAGCAATATCACAGGGAAGCATT GAGAGTGGCAAAATCAGTTGCAAGGATCATTGCTCTTGCTTTGAACCTCGATGCGGACTTCTTTGACAGACCTGAAATGCTGGGCGATCCCATAGCCACATTAAGGCTCCTGCACTATGAAGGTGGACGAGAAACAG GTCAAGTGTCAAATCCTTCTAAGGGCGTTTATGGAGCAGGTGCACATTCGGATTATGGCCTGATCACTCTCTTAGCAACTGATGATGTCGTTGGTCTCCAA ATATGCAAGGACAGGAATGCTCAGCCTCAAGTATGGGAATATGTAGCTCCTGTGAAAGG AGGATTTATTGTCAATCTTGGCGATATGCTTGAACGGTGGAGTAACAGCATTTTCAG GTCAACTCTACATCGAGTGGTCCTTGACGGACGAGAGCGGTACTCA ATTGCCTACTTTGTGGAACCAAGCCACGACTGCGTAGTCGAGTGCCTGCCAACCTGCAAATCCGAGACAAATCCTCCAAA GTTCCCTCCAATAACCTGCTCCGCGTACCTATCCCAGCGCTACAAGGACACACATGCAGATCTGGGCTCTTACAGCGACGGCAAAGCCTGA